A region of Planktomarina temperata RCA23 DNA encodes the following proteins:
- a CDS encoding GNAT family N-acetyltransferase translates to MKYDFFVEGFSTPPHPKGITLVGKSVQLEPLNVQKHSEDLHNANLIDLEGVNWLYLPYGPFERLDEYQKWLETEAANDDPTFFAIINLTDGKAVGVASFLRINRPDGSIEVGHINYSPLLQKTKEGTEAMYLMMRWAFENGYRRYEWKCNALNLKSRYAAQRLGFSYEGVFRQMSITKGRNRNTAWFAVIDNEWPRIKAAFESYLSDDNFNYQQKPIISLSSLTKPILYKIDNKEFS, encoded by the coding sequence ATGAAATACGACTTTTTCGTAGAGGGCTTTTCAACTCCACCACACCCAAAAGGCATTACTTTAGTCGGAAAATCCGTGCAATTGGAGCCATTAAATGTTCAAAAACACTCCGAAGATTTACACAATGCTAATTTAATCGATCTCGAAGGAGTGAATTGGCTTTATCTACCCTATGGCCCCTTTGAAAGATTAGATGAATACCAAAAATGGCTAGAAACTGAAGCTGCTAATGACGACCCAACCTTCTTTGCGATTATTAATCTCACTGATGGTAAGGCTGTTGGTGTTGCTAGTTTTCTTCGAATAAACAGGCCTGATGGATCAATTGAAGTTGGCCACATAAATTACTCTCCACTGCTTCAAAAAACAAAAGAAGGAACAGAAGCAATGTACCTCATGATGAGGTGGGCATTCGAAAATGGCTACCGGCGTTATGAGTGGAAGTGCAATGCCCTAAATTTGAAAAGTAGATATGCGGCTCAAAGACTGGGTTTTTCTTACGAAGGAGTCTTCAGGCAAATGTCTATAACTAAAGGAAGAAATAGAAACACGGCATGGTTTGCAGTGATAGATAACGAGTGGCCCAGAATTAAAGCGGCATTCGAGTCTTACTTGTCTGACGATAACTTTAATTATCAACAGAAACCTATAATTTCACTTTCATCACTTACCAAACCAATTCTTTATAAGATTGATAATAAAGAATTTAGTTGA
- a CDS encoding site-specific integrase, which yields MSDDVPLQLPRYVFRRANGSFRYKRNVPERLRPLIGKATLYRQLGDSYREAMQALPLVHARIEALLNDEANKSARERSLEIIRGALGDEVAEMVLAETVPEYSPIEDALNELGKDLHKQKMPTEVVQQVYTGKLKPDVLTLAMTLDQYEAYKSDTPKAAREIGQRVERLRTDMKSVFGKQKLKYTPLTDITRQDANDLRDHLLSRVSANSAVRMLGVVRTAINHVIVEHSLTIPNVFTNLKIKGAGASKHDRLPLTDSQLTLLEPAFSGDAIAWALYVTLRDTGARVSEISGLRVKDCDLVAKCLDISPTPWRSLKTTNSQRSV from the coding sequence ATGAGTGATGATGTGCCCCTACAACTCCCCCGCTATGTTTTTCGCAGAGCCAACGGCAGCTTTCGCTACAAGAGGAATGTTCCAGAGCGGCTTAGGCCCCTCATTGGAAAGGCGACCCTGTATCGCCAGCTCGGGGACAGCTACCGAGAGGCCATGCAGGCCCTGCCCCTGGTGCATGCCAGAATCGAAGCTTTGCTGAACGATGAGGCCAACAAGTCAGCCAGAGAACGCAGCTTGGAGATAATCCGCGGAGCACTGGGCGATGAGGTTGCTGAAATGGTACTGGCCGAGACAGTCCCGGAGTACTCTCCTATTGAGGATGCTTTGAATGAGCTGGGCAAAGACCTGCACAAGCAAAAGATGCCAACAGAAGTGGTCCAGCAAGTCTACACCGGTAAGCTGAAGCCTGACGTCCTGACCCTCGCCATGACCCTGGACCAGTATGAGGCCTACAAGTCAGACACCCCTAAGGCTGCCAGGGAGATTGGACAGCGGGTAGAACGACTGCGCACAGACATGAAGAGCGTCTTCGGCAAGCAGAAGCTGAAGTACACGCCCCTGACAGACATCACGAGACAGGATGCCAATGACCTGCGGGACCACCTCCTGAGCAGGGTCTCAGCCAACAGCGCAGTAAGAATGCTTGGTGTTGTGCGGACAGCCATCAACCATGTGATTGTGGAACACTCCCTGACCATCCCGAATGTGTTCACGAACCTGAAGATCAAAGGGGCGGGGGCCAGCAAGCACGACAGACTTCCCCTGACAGACAGTCAGCTCACCCTCCTTGAACCAGCCTTCTCGGGTGATGCCATAGCCTGGGCTCTGTATGTCACGCTGAGAGATACTGGAGCGAGGGTGTCAGAGATATCTGGCCTGAGGGTCAAAGACTGTGACCTCGTGGCCAAGTGCCTGGACATAAGCCCCACCCCTTGGAGAAGCCTGAAGACCACCAACTCGCAGCGCTCTGTCTGA
- a CDS encoding DUF6538 domain-containing protein: MLATKSNSYTFQKDGIWYFSRRVPADLRRHYRTGSK; this comes from the coding sequence ATGCTGGCAACCAAATCTAATAGCTATACGTTCCAAAAGGACGGGATCTGGTATTTCTCCCGTAGAGTGCCCGCTGATTTACGGCGGCATTATCGGACGGGCAGCAAATGA
- a CDS encoding potassium channel family protein translates to MSKYREVQNRLNQILERADVGDRVSRSIDLFLTALVIINIISITLESVPRFYAAYKLLFIWIEIISVGIFTVEYLCRVWVAPSKVPGQYSFAVTCKARAKYMLSFSGLVDLLSILPFYLRAFFPYLDLRILRALRLLRILKLSHYNSAMEDLFEAINEEKRSFYAASYLFAILFILSSTLMYFAEYRTHPTGFQSIPDSMYWALITLTTVGYGDITPITAAGKLIAVGSAILGVIVVALVTGIVASSFNSQMERRNIIFEDQVRKALLDGILDHTEKADLERLRKEFGMTKRRADALIKQVQSMRAKK, encoded by the coding sequence ATGTCAAAATACCGCGAGGTGCAAAACCGGCTCAATCAGATTTTAGAGCGAGCAGATGTGGGCGACAGGGTCAGCCGAAGTATCGACTTGTTCCTCACTGCTTTGGTCATCATCAACATCATCTCCATCACCTTGGAATCTGTGCCTCGGTTCTACGCCGCCTATAAATTACTGTTTATATGGATAGAAATAATCAGTGTAGGGATCTTCACAGTCGAATATCTCTGCCGTGTTTGGGTCGCACCGAGCAAGGTCCCTGGCCAGTATAGCTTTGCTGTCACGTGCAAAGCGCGTGCCAAATACATGCTCAGTTTCAGTGGCCTTGTGGATCTTTTGTCCATCCTGCCCTTCTATCTACGCGCATTTTTCCCCTATTTAGATTTGCGGATTTTGCGCGCTTTGCGGCTGCTTCGCATTCTGAAATTATCTCATTATAATTCGGCTATGGAAGATCTGTTTGAGGCTATTAATGAGGAAAAGCGTTCGTTTTACGCTGCCAGTTACCTTTTCGCGATCTTGTTCATCCTCTCGTCGACATTGATGTATTTTGCTGAATATAGAACCCATCCAACGGGCTTTCAGTCAATTCCAGACTCAATGTATTGGGCGTTGATTACGCTTACCACAGTTGGCTATGGCGACATCACCCCCATCACCGCGGCAGGGAAACTTATCGCTGTTGGATCGGCAATTTTAGGGGTGATTGTGGTCGCTCTGGTCACCGGTATTGTCGCCTCTTCTTTTAATTCACAGATGGAGCGGCGGAATATCATTTTTGAAGATCAGGTGCGCAAAGCGCTTTTAGATGGAATTTTAGATCATACGGAAAAAGCGGATCTCGAGCGGTTGCGCAAAGAATTTGGCATGACCAAACGCAGAGCCGATGCGCTCATTAAACAGGTGCAAAGCATGCGTGCAAAGAAATAG